GAGCAACGGCGGCGCGAGCAGCAGCTCGGCGTGCTCAACCGCGTCCTCAGACACAACCTCCGCAACGAGATGACCGTGATAAGCGGCTACGCGGAACTGCTCGAATCGAACGCCACCGACCCGACGCACGTCACGCAGGCGAAGACCATCGTCGACGCGAGCGACCGGTTAAACGCCATCGCCGAGAAGGCGCGGACCTTCGAGGAGGTCCAACAGCGCACCACACAGCCCGCGGCCCTCTCGGTCGCCGACGTGTTGGCCGACGTCGTCACCGAGACCGCCGCGGCCGGCGACGACGCGACCGTCGACTGGACCGTCACGCCGCCCTCGCTCCGGCTCCGGACCGACGAGGTGGTGTTGTCGCTGCTCTTGCGCAACCTCGTCCAGAACGCGGTCGTCCACGCCGAGACGCCCGATCCGACCGTGACGATCACGGTCACGCGATCCGCGAGCGCCGACGACACCGCCCGGTTCGAGATCCGCGACCAGAACGATCCGATCCCGGACCAAGAGATCCAAACGCTGCGTGCGGGCGAGGAGACACCCCTCCAACACGGTCAGGGGATCGGGCTCTGGATCGTCTACTGGTGTGTCCAACAACTGCACGCGGACATCCGCTTCGCGTACGACGACGGGAACGTCCTGATCGTGACGGTTCCGCCGATGACGCCGTGAGGCGACTGTTCTCGTCTTCCGGGCTCGAATCCTCGTTGCGACTATGCTCCTCACTTCGTTCGGAGAATAGTCCCGGGCGGATTCGAACCGCGAGGACTCGAATCCTCTCGTCCTCTGGGTTCGAACCGCTGGAGATACCTGCGGCTCGCGGAGTTGCTCGCCGCAGGATAGTCCCGGGCGGATTCGAACCGCCGTCAATGGCTCCAAAGGCCATTATGATTGGCCACTACACCACGGGACTCCATTCGTTGGTTTTCCGCCCGCACTCAAGTAGGTTACTTTTCACACCCCGCGACGGGCGGAGCGACCACCCCCACACGCTCCAATCGACCGCTCGCCTGCTGCGCTCCGGACGACCGAACCGGGCGCCGAGTGTCACTCGCTTCAGTCGCCTCCCGTGTCGTCGGTGTCGCGCTCGGCCGCCGACACGGGAGCCGCCGCCGGGCCGTTCGGCAGCCGATCTATCGGGACGGTTCCGGGGTCGAAACCGGCCCGCCGCCACGCCTCGTCGAGCGACACGTCGTCGTCTATCCGCGTCGGTCCATCCAGAGGATCTGGGCTTCCGGGTTCGCCGCCGCCCGCGCTTGCGACCCCGTCGCCACCGATCGCTTTCCCCGCCGCGTCGCCGCCGGCTGCCGGCGTCGGCGGAACGTAGGTGTAGACGAAATCGTCGGTCACGGCGTGGTACGCGCCGGTCATCGGGTCCTCGACGACGCCGGTGTCGTTGTCGATGGCGAAGTCGACGAGGTCCCTGAGCGTCGCCGCCTCGGCCTCGGGGCGGTCGTGAGCCGACTCGGGGAGGCGGATCTCGGTGACCCACTCTGCGAACTCCGAGCGGTCGTCCCGGTAGTCGAGGTACGCCCGCTCGGCCGGAGAGAGCGCGAGTCCGACCTCGCGGCGGGCGTACAACAGCCCGCCGGCCCCGGCGACGCCCGCGAGGAACAGCAGCGGCCCGCCGAGCGAACGGAGGGGCCCGTAGCGCCGCTCGACCGTGACCGGCTCCGTTCGCTCGACCGTGTCCGACTGGACGCCGGGCTCCGAGACGCTGTACGTCTCGCCGCCGTGCGTGAGCGTCATGTCGACCGTCCGCGTGTACGAGGTCTGCTCGCCGTTGATCGTGCCGTCGACGGTCACGGTCGTCGTGACGAACGTCTCGCGCTCGCCGGGGGAGGCCCCGAGATCCGACTCGATCTGATCCGCCGTCGCGCTGATCGCGGAGCTGTTGAGCGCGAACGAGGCGGCCGCCGTCTCGCCGGGTGCGACCCCGGAGACCGTCTCGGTCGTCAGCGGTTCACGCTCCTGCCAGTAGACCGTCTCGCCGTCGCCGTCGACGTTGCGCACGACGAGTACCGACTCGTAGGAGACCGCCACGTCGCTCGCGGCGTCGGCCGCGTAGCTCGTCTCCACGGCGACGTCGAGGACGGGCGCGACCCGCGTGAAGTACGTGTTCCGTCCGTCGAGCACCGTTCCGATGTCGAACACCGGGTTCGGCTCCGTCACCTCGGCCGAGTGGACGTACTCCGTCTCGACGGTCATCGACGAAACCGTCCGCGTCTGCGTCTCGGTCCCAGGGTCCACGTGAACCGTGTAGACGAGCGCGCCCCCGGCCGCCGCGGCGAGCAGACAGACCGCGAGAAGCAGGGCGAACTGTGCGTTCAGTACCGCCCGAAGGCGGAGCCGAGTGTCGGACGACGCTGGCTGACTCATGTGATCACTTGTATATCTCGCGGAGGATGCGGCGGTGCAGCGGCGGTTTGGCGCGCGACTCTCGCGAGCGTATCCGGGCCGGCTCCCCGCGGAGGAGCACCACCCCGGTCCCGGCGATGG
This genomic window from Halorubrum sp. PV6 contains:
- a CDS encoding DUF5305 domain-containing protein, with translation MSQPASSDTRLRLRAVLNAQFALLLAVCLLAAAAGGALVYTVHVDPGTETQTRTVSSMTVETEYVHSAEVTEPNPVFDIGTVLDGRNTYFTRVAPVLDVAVETSYAADAASDVAVSYESVLVVRNVDGDGETVYWQEREPLTTETVSGVAPGETAAASFALNSSAISATADQIESDLGASPGERETFVTTTVTVDGTINGEQTSYTRTVDMTLTHGGETYSVSEPGVQSDTVERTEPVTVERRYGPLRSLGGPLLFLAGVAGAGGLLYARREVGLALSPAERAYLDYRDDRSEFAEWVTEIRLPESAHDRPEAEAATLRDLVDFAIDNDTGVVEDPMTGAYHAVTDDFVYTYVPPTPAAGGDAAGKAIGGDGVASAGGGEPGSPDPLDGPTRIDDDVSLDEAWRRAGFDPGTVPIDRLPNGPAAAPVSAAERDTDDTGGD